A DNA window from Paramormyrops kingsleyae isolate MSU_618 chromosome 10, PKINGS_0.4, whole genome shotgun sequence contains the following coding sequences:
- the LOC111854513 gene encoding uncharacterized protein, which produces MAEQTGSRPLVFPDASSRTLQHPSFVSLYMAVGSMQCGWRARSRSFPAPAMIPSDFFYNDPLQAPGHRIPNNVAQLEVFECCQLNTPAPIMSASITPPIRADPFRTEPRLIRDLGSQVWAWDHLCAPQTSTLGPTLRPRREVIQLSAEEDQAITNLLKLRHDSISEPNHETPCQLRWSPAMPANQEDDASIDCIPQMTMTSKGQSGQWSDTELEAADILLTLDDGEVGIKETHSLAQGDSESRSADTVDQCLFISSGLGHTSLGSLHVNSDDVNSAYSVEDSEIGQVDRAACGGEEESENSGITDPQDDCTVHCGGSQWLEESSKWLQKQQEEEQLGLRTGLRDETEGAVVSALLHLSQQPQGLPPT; this is translated from the exons ATGGCAGAGCAGACG GGATCCCGGCCGCTTGTCTTCCCTGACGCCTCCTCGCGGACCCTGCAGCACCCGTCTTTCGTCTCCCTCTATATGGCTGTCGGGTCCATGCAGTGCGGCTGGCGAGCTCGCAGCCGGAGCTTCCCAG CTCCGGCCATGATTCCCTCAGACTTTTTCTACAATGATCCTCTGCAGGCACCAGGACATCGAATCCCCAACAATGTGGCTCAGCTTGAG GTTTTTGAATGCTGTCAACTGAATACCCCTGCACCAATCATGTCAGCCAGCATCACCCCACCAATCAGAGCAGATCCCTTTAGAACAGAACCCCGCCTAATCAGAGACCTGGGTTCCCAGGTATGGGCCTGGGACCACCTCTGTGCTCCCCAAACTTCTACACTTGGTCCTACCCTGAGACCGAGGAGGGAGGTCATTCAGCTGTCTGCTGAGGAGGACCAAGCCATCACTAACCTCCTGAAGCTCCGTCACGATTCCATCAGCGAGCCAAATCATGAGACGCCTTGCCAGCTGAGATGGAGCCCTGCcatgccagccaatcaggaagaTGATGCTAGCATTGACTGCATACCTCAGATGACAATGACATCGAAAGGGCAATCCGGACAGTGGTCAGACACAGAACTAGAGGCTGCTGATATTCTCCTTACGCTGGATGACGGGGAAGTAGGAATAAAGGAGACGCATAGTCTAGCTCAAGGGGACAGTGAAAGCCGAAGTGCAGACACTGTGGATCAGTGCTTGTTCATCTCCAGTGGCCTGGGACACACGTCCTTAGGGTCACTTCACGTCAACAGTGATGATGTCAATTCAGCATACAGTGTGGAAGATTCTGAGATTGGCCAAGTGGACAGGGCCGCTTGTGGGGGCGAAGAAGAATCTGAGAATTCGGGGATAACGGACCCGCAGGATGATTGCACTGTGCACTGTGGGGGCTCTCAGTGGTTGGAAGAATCTAGCAAGTGGCTTCAAAAGCAGCAGGAAGAGGAGCAGTTAGGGCTGAGAACGGGGCTGCGAGATGAGACTGAGGGGGCTGTTGTGTCTGCCCTGCTCCATCTTTCCCAACAACCACAAGGTCTTCCACCCACCTAG